Proteins encoded together in one Lysinibacillus sp. FSL K6-0232 window:
- the fmt gene encoding methionyl-tRNA formyltransferase produces the protein MTSIIFMGTPDFSAPILRMLHDEGYTIKAVVTQPDRPVGRKRVLTPPPVKAAALELGLPVIQPEKLRGSEELQQILALQPDLVVTAAFGQILPKELLAAPALGCINVHASLLPKYRGGAPIHQAIIDGEKETGVTIMYMAEKLDAGDIISQKAIPIEADDHTGKLFDKLSIVGCELLKETLPSIISGTNNRIVQDEAQVTFASNISREQERIDWTQDATTLYNQVRGLHPWPVAYTTFEDGNFKIWWATIGTSSHQATPGTVIAIAKDHFEVAAGNGTALALYDVQPAGKKRMTAEEYLRGTGSKLQIGDQFQ, from the coding sequence ATGACATCAATTATTTTTATGGGAACACCCGACTTCTCTGCACCTATTTTACGTATGCTACATGATGAAGGCTACACGATTAAGGCTGTTGTGACACAGCCTGATCGTCCAGTTGGGCGTAAGCGTGTGCTAACACCGCCCCCTGTAAAAGCAGCAGCTTTAGAGCTAGGCTTACCAGTCATTCAGCCTGAAAAGCTGCGTGGCTCTGAGGAACTACAGCAAATACTGGCTTTGCAACCTGATTTAGTTGTGACAGCAGCATTTGGACAAATTTTACCAAAGGAATTACTCGCTGCCCCTGCTCTTGGCTGTATTAATGTTCATGCGTCGTTATTGCCTAAATACCGAGGTGGAGCACCTATTCATCAGGCTATTATTGATGGTGAAAAGGAAACAGGTGTAACGATTATGTATATGGCAGAAAAGCTTGATGCAGGTGATATTATCTCTCAAAAGGCAATTCCAATTGAAGCAGATGACCATACAGGCAAGCTTTTTGATAAACTTAGTATTGTAGGCTGTGAGCTATTAAAAGAAACACTTCCTTCTATTATTAGCGGTACAAATAACCGCATAGTGCAAGATGAGGCACAAGTAACATTTGCTAGTAATATTTCAAGGGAACAAGAACGTATTGATTGGACACAAGATGCCACAACCTTATACAATCAAGTGCGCGGTCTTCATCCATGGCCAGTAGCCTATACAACGTTTGAGGATGGTAACTTTAAAATTTGGTGGGCAACGATTGGCACAAGCAGTCATCAGGCTACGCCAGGTACAGTTATTGCGATTGCCAAGGATCACTTTGAAGTTGCTGCTGGCAATGGAACAGCCCTAGCGTTATACGATGTGCAGCCTGCTGGCAAAAAGCGTATGACAGCAGAGGAATACTTGCGTGGGACAGGTTCTAAATTACAGATTGGGGACCAATTTCAATGA
- the rsmB gene encoding 16S rRNA (cytosine(967)-C(5))-methyltransferase RsmB — MSKKSVVIWDGNVRDAALSILLAVDKNQAYSNLLLNETIKRHKIEAKDRALLTEITYGSLQHKMTLDYYLEPFIRGKVDHWVRWLLRISLYQMHYLTRIPSHAAVNEAVEIAKRRGHRGIASMVNGILRSVLRKGVRATSDIADPVERLAIETSHPQWLVQRFIDNYGIDVAAAMLHENNVPPVQTVRVNLTKATVERAIAELEAEGLTAKQSDVMPECLHITNGQPARTKAFKEGMITIQDESSMIPANVLNPASGMRVLDMCAAPGGKTTHLAEIMKNKGSILATDLHPHKLDLIDHNTERLGLDIIETAPIDGRKAPEFLQAASFDAVLVDAPCSGLGVMRRKPDIKYTKREEDLASLQTIQLALLDAATKMLKTNGKLIYSTCTVDKQENEGTVKAFLATHPEMEAIQLESLPIKLAEKQADGMLQVFPQDFGSDGFFVAAFRKKENPINDGSREI, encoded by the coding sequence ATGAGTAAAAAAAGTGTAGTAATTTGGGATGGTAATGTGCGAGATGCCGCACTTTCCATACTATTAGCAGTGGATAAAAATCAAGCTTATAGCAATCTATTGCTTAATGAAACGATTAAACGACATAAAATTGAAGCGAAGGATCGCGCATTATTAACAGAAATTACGTATGGGTCATTACAGCATAAAATGACGCTAGATTATTATTTAGAGCCCTTTATTCGTGGTAAAGTAGATCATTGGGTACGCTGGTTATTAAGAATATCGCTTTACCAAATGCATTATTTAACACGTATACCATCACATGCGGCGGTGAATGAGGCTGTGGAAATTGCGAAGCGTCGAGGTCATCGTGGTATCGCTTCAATGGTCAACGGTATTTTACGATCAGTGTTGCGTAAAGGTGTTCGTGCAACAAGTGATATAGCAGATCCAGTTGAACGTCTTGCGATTGAAACAAGCCATCCACAATGGCTAGTCCAGCGTTTTATTGATAATTATGGTATAGATGTTGCAGCAGCCATGCTACATGAAAATAATGTGCCGCCTGTGCAAACCGTACGCGTCAATTTAACAAAGGCAACAGTTGAACGGGCTATCGCTGAACTAGAAGCGGAAGGTTTAACAGCTAAGCAAAGCGATGTTATGCCAGAATGCTTACACATAACAAATGGTCAGCCAGCACGCACAAAAGCGTTCAAAGAAGGTATGATTACGATTCAGGATGAAAGCTCAATGATTCCAGCTAATGTATTAAATCCAGCTTCAGGTATGCGTGTTTTGGATATGTGTGCGGCTCCTGGTGGTAAAACAACGCATTTAGCTGAAATTATGAAAAATAAAGGGTCTATTTTAGCAACAGACCTTCATCCACATAAATTAGATTTAATCGACCATAATACAGAACGTCTAGGGCTTGATATTATAGAAACAGCACCAATAGATGGTCGGAAGGCTCCAGAATTTTTACAAGCGGCGTCATTTGATGCGGTTTTAGTGGATGCACCTTGTAGCGGGCTAGGTGTGATGCGACGCAAGCCAGATATTAAATATACAAAGCGAGAAGAAGATTTAGCAAGCTTACAAACGATACAATTAGCATTACTGGATGCTGCAACAAAAATGTTGAAAACAAATGGTAAGCTTATATATAGTACATGTACTGTCGATAAACAAGAAAACGAAGGCACAGTTAAAGCCTTTTTAGCAACGCATCCAGAAATGGAAGCGATACAACTAGAATCTTTACCAATAAAATTAGCGGAAAAGCAAGCAGATGGCATGCTTCAAGTCTTTCCACAAGACTTTGGCAGCGACGGTTTCTTTGTTGCTGCCTTTCGTAAAAAGGAGAATCCAATTAATGATGGATCAAGAGAAATTTAA
- the rlmN gene encoding 23S rRNA (adenine(2503)-C(2))-methyltransferase RlmN, producing MMDQEKFNERINDLVEEAEEKPVRRTKKEKPNLQESIYSLQPYQLEEWLKENGEKPFRAAQIFDWLYNKRVKTFEEMSNLSKGLREKLTANFALTTLSTIIQQESKDGTIKFLFQLQDGYSIETVLMRHDYGNSVCVTTQVGCRIGCTFCASTLGGLKRHLLAGEIVEQVVKVQQTLDELGERVSHIVIMGIGEPFDNYDAMMNFLKVINHEKGLNIGARHITVSTSGIVPKIYQFADEQLQINFAVSLHAPNQEARQKLMPIARAYKLDELMEAVRYYTKKTGRRVSFEYGLMSGENDSVEIAEELSALIKGIKCHVNLIPVNYVPERDYVRTSRSQIFAFEKTLKKNGINVTIRREQGADIAAACGQLRAQERAEETR from the coding sequence ATGATGGATCAAGAGAAATTTAATGAACGTATTAATGATTTAGTCGAAGAAGCAGAAGAGAAGCCTGTTCGACGGACAAAAAAAGAAAAACCAAATTTACAAGAATCGATTTATTCATTACAGCCATATCAATTAGAAGAGTGGTTAAAGGAGAATGGGGAAAAGCCTTTCCGTGCTGCGCAAATTTTTGACTGGCTATACAATAAACGTGTAAAAACATTTGAAGAAATGTCAAACTTATCAAAGGGTTTACGGGAAAAACTTACTGCTAACTTCGCCTTAACAACATTATCAACAATTATTCAGCAAGAATCGAAGGATGGCACTATTAAATTTTTATTTCAATTGCAGGATGGCTATTCTATCGAAACTGTATTAATGCGCCATGATTATGGTAATTCTGTTTGTGTAACGACGCAAGTGGGCTGCCGCATTGGCTGTACATTTTGTGCTTCAACATTAGGCGGTTTAAAGCGTCATTTATTAGCAGGAGAAATTGTGGAGCAAGTTGTTAAAGTACAGCAAACATTAGATGAGTTAGGCGAACGTGTATCACATATTGTTATTATGGGAATTGGCGAACCGTTTGATAACTATGATGCTATGATGAACTTCTTAAAAGTGATTAACCACGAAAAAGGGTTAAATATTGGCGCACGTCATATTACTGTATCTACATCAGGCATTGTACCGAAAATTTATCAATTTGCTGATGAGCAGCTACAAATTAATTTTGCCGTGTCATTACATGCACCAAATCAAGAGGCACGCCAAAAGCTAATGCCAATTGCTCGTGCTTATAAATTAGATGAATTAATGGAAGCTGTGCGTTATTACACGAAAAAGACAGGTCGACGTGTTAGCTTTGAGTATGGCTTAATGTCTGGCGAAAATGATTCAGTGGAAATTGCAGAGGAATTATCCGCTTTAATCAAAGGTATTAAATGTCATGTCAACTTAATTCCTGTCAACTATGTGCCAGAGCGTGACTATGTTCGCACATCTCGCAGTCAAATTTTTGCCTTTGAGAAAACATTAAAGAAAAATGGAATTAACGTAACGATCCGCAGAGAGCAAGGTGCTGATATCGCAGCTGCATGTGGACAATTACGTGCACAAGAGAGAGCTGAGGAAACGAGGTGA
- a CDS encoding Stp1/IreP family PP2C-type Ser/Thr phosphatase, which produces MEYTVESDIGLKRSINEDRAAFFKRPDGLALALVADGMGGHNAGDVASDMAIKQMETFFLQADTSHFVSTTSKKEWLLQTVKQLNKDIYNYSLSHEDCKGMGTTLIAVLIEGYHCSIAHVGDSRVYYFFEDGAQQITRDHSYVNVLVENGEISEEEALTHPKKNFILKAIGTEETIEPDFYEVNLALQSYLLICSDGLSNKLTVYEMASIITFPDSIQEKGRKLVGLANDSGGEDNISLVLLTKRDEEV; this is translated from the coding sequence TTGGAATATACAGTCGAAAGTGATATTGGGTTAAAACGATCCATTAATGAAGACCGTGCTGCATTTTTTAAGCGTCCAGACGGCCTTGCACTAGCACTTGTGGCAGATGGCATGGGTGGTCATAATGCTGGTGATGTAGCGAGTGACATGGCAATTAAACAAATGGAAACCTTTTTTTTACAGGCAGACACAAGTCATTTTGTATCAACAACATCAAAAAAAGAATGGTTATTGCAGACAGTTAAGCAATTGAATAAAGATATTTATAACTATTCTTTATCACACGAAGACTGTAAAGGAATGGGCACAACACTTATTGCGGTATTAATTGAAGGATATCACTGCTCCATCGCACATGTTGGAGATAGTCGCGTGTATTATTTCTTTGAAGATGGCGCACAACAAATAACAAGAGATCATTCATATGTGAATGTGCTGGTGGAAAATGGCGAAATTAGCGAAGAAGAAGCTTTGACACATCCAAAAAAGAATTTTATTTTAAAGGCTATTGGCACAGAGGAAACCATTGAGCCAGATTTTTATGAGGTCAATTTAGCCTTACAATCGTATTTATTAATTTGTTCAGATGGACTAAGCAATAAATTAACGGTCTATGAAATGGCTTCGATTATTACGTTTCCAGACTCTATTCAAGAAAAGGGACGTAAACTTGTGGGATTAGCAAATGATAGCGGGGGAGAAGATAATATCTCCCTCGTATTACTAACAAAAAGGGATGAGGAGGTGTAA